A single Maridesulfovibrio frigidus DSM 17176 DNA region contains:
- the flgN gene encoding flagellar export chaperone FlgN, producing MIKYIQENVSRQSKAVLLLSMLLTEEFSLLMKNDPQGVTSVEMVIQDLMRQIASERMSLRALVQKVDPAAGRLTDILPALADEHRVRLEKLLLKMDGQEQTCAVQAAKNQQLAQALLEQSSSMLDFLHREITPKSHNVYSARGRYQNVAPPATLINGRL from the coding sequence ATGATTAAGTACATACAGGAAAATGTTAGCAGGCAGTCCAAAGCTGTATTGTTGCTTTCCATGCTTCTTACGGAAGAATTTTCCTTACTTATGAAGAACGATCCACAAGGAGTAACCTCTGTGGAGATGGTAATTCAGGATCTTATGCGCCAGATTGCCTCTGAACGCATGTCACTGAGAGCTTTGGTTCAAAAAGTTGACCCTGCTGCTGGAAGATTGACAGATATTTTGCCGGCTCTTGCTGATGAACACAGAGTCAGGCTTGAAAAGCTTCTTCTAAAGATGGATGGACAGGAACAGACCTGTGCAGTTCAAGCTGCTAAGAATCAGCAACTTGCACAGGCTTTACTCGAACAGTCCTCTTCAATGCTCGATTTTCTGCATCGCGAAATAACCCCTAAGAGTCACAATGTTTATTCCGCTCGCGGCAGATACCAGAATGTAGCTCCTCCTGCTACGCTTATTAACGGGAGATTGTAA
- a CDS encoding rod-binding protein, giving the protein MIITAQDSATAQASAEGQELLGFKNKLNSLNDKISGGENVEEGLRSACKKFEAVFMGKIWQQMRKGVQKSGYLKNNYEEQYTSMFDKDFSEKLADGGGIGLGDMLYQQLRSKLDSASKATLPGTGNSTGLKTLDEVGRKGTKEGAIITANENVGLNGLPGIPLPKPGIALDDTDFSFGQRVERKVARQNGNSDSGAAVAAENGSVQEATFFSRPEAMARIENLARSIELEHDKKVYGQGVTADVIGKKLAGM; this is encoded by the coding sequence ATGATTATCACAGCACAGGATTCCGCAACAGCTCAGGCAAGTGCTGAGGGTCAAGAGCTTCTAGGCTTCAAGAATAAGCTGAATTCGCTCAACGATAAAATATCAGGCGGAGAAAATGTTGAAGAAGGTCTTCGCAGTGCATGTAAGAAGTTCGAAGCTGTGTTCATGGGTAAGATCTGGCAGCAGATGCGTAAAGGTGTTCAGAAGTCCGGCTACCTCAAGAATAATTATGAAGAACAGTACACTTCAATGTTCGATAAAGATTTTTCCGAGAAGCTAGCTGATGGTGGCGGAATCGGATTAGGCGATATGCTTTACCAGCAGCTGAGATCTAAGCTTGATAGTGCAAGCAAGGCAACTTTGCCCGGAACAGGTAATTCCACTGGTCTTAAGACTCTTGATGAAGTTGGTCGCAAGGGAACAAAGGAAGGAGCCATAATCACCGCTAATGAAAATGTGGGCTTAAACGGACTTCCCGGAATACCTCTTCCAAAGCCGGGAATAGCTCTGGATGATACAGATTTTTCATTTGGTCAAAGAGTTGAAAGAAAAGTAGCTCGCCAAAATGGTAATTCTGATTCAGGGGCTGCAGTTGCAGCTGAAAATGGCTCGGTGCAGGAAGCAACCTTTTTTAGCAGACCAGAAGCTATGGCGAGAATTGAAAATTTAGCCCGAAGCATTGAACTTGAACACGATAAGAAAGTTTATGGGCAGGGTGTTACTGCTGATGTAATTGGTAAGAAACTTGCAGGAATGTAA
- a CDS encoding flagellar basal body L-ring protein FlgH produces MKKSVLAVSLLMLLGAGCTPATQTPTPMPVMTPPVSYEPEALSNPGSLFLPAGSDYLFDDNRARRIGDIVVVTVTETTKGKHTSNSKAERENVTGMSVSNFYGGVLGAVDPFDLKSNAGDTPLIGSDTSNKFKSTGETKNESTLTASVACRVVRILPGNVMQVEGARQVRINDETQVLVVRGLVRQRDIGPTNTVQSSYLADAQIEVYGRGILADKQRPGWLSRILDNVWPF; encoded by the coding sequence ATGAAAAAATCAGTATTGGCAGTATCACTATTAATGCTCTTAGGTGCCGGATGCACTCCTGCCACGCAGACTCCAACACCCATGCCGGTTATGACGCCTCCTGTTTCATATGAACCGGAAGCTCTCAGTAATCCGGGCTCTCTTTTTCTTCCTGCCGGATCTGACTATCTTTTTGATGATAACAGAGCCCGCAGAATCGGCGATATCGTAGTTGTGACCGTTACTGAAACCACTAAGGGGAAGCACACTTCGAATTCTAAAGCCGAACGTGAAAATGTAACGGGTATGAGCGTATCAAATTTTTATGGAGGCGTACTGGGTGCAGTTGATCCATTTGATCTCAAAAGTAATGCTGGAGATACTCCACTGATAGGCTCTGATACTTCTAACAAGTTCAAGAGTACTGGTGAAACTAAGAATGAATCAACTCTCACAGCTTCGGTAGCTTGCAGGGTTGTAAGAATTCTTCCAGGAAATGTAATGCAGGTTGAAGGGGCCAGGCAGGTTAGAATCAATGATGAAACTCAGGTTCTGGTTGTACGCGGTCTTGTTAGGCAGAGAGATATTGGGCCGACTAATACTGTTCAGTCTAGCTATCTTGCCGATGCTCAGATTGAAGTTTACGGACGCGGCATTCTTGCAGACAAGCAGAGACCGGGATGGCTTTCAAGAATTCTTGATAACGTATGGCCTTTCTAA
- a CDS encoding flagellar basal body P-ring protein FlgI produces MKRVNRTNGMPAGLMAAVLLLFVIFMHAQSAEAVRLKDIASFSGVRDNALVGYGLVVGLSGTGDGTNSAFTITSMINMLEKMGVQVDSDSIKPKNVAAVMVTAKMPVSGKPGAPLDVTLSSIGDSSSLFGGVLLLTPLKGIDGNVYALAQGALTVGGFSVTGEAATASKNVVTVGRIPNGATIERSVSFQFNKQRKITINLGMSDFGTIMQVVKRVNTAIGGNYATPVDASTVDLAIPDNFRGNMVPLMASLENLEINPDVKAKVVVDEKTGTIVLGRNVRLTRVAIAHGNLQVVIAEGADVSQPGPFSPVGAETVATPETELQVEEDNNRLMLVEGATLQELVDGLNAIGATPRDLISILRTMKVAGALHAQLEVI; encoded by the coding sequence ATGAAACGCGTTAATAGGACGAACGGCATGCCAGCAGGGTTAATGGCAGCAGTACTACTTTTGTTCGTCATATTCATGCATGCACAATCAGCAGAAGCTGTAAGACTTAAGGATATAGCATCCTTCAGTGGTGTGCGTGACAATGCTCTGGTCGGGTACGGTCTTGTTGTCGGTCTTTCGGGAACCGGTGATGGAACGAACTCTGCGTTTACGATTACTTCCATGATTAACATGCTCGAAAAAATGGGTGTTCAAGTTGATAGTGACTCTATCAAGCCTAAGAACGTTGCTGCTGTAATGGTAACAGCTAAGATGCCTGTTTCCGGTAAGCCGGGAGCGCCTCTTGATGTCACTCTTTCATCCATCGGTGATTCAAGCAGTTTGTTCGGCGGGGTTCTGCTTCTTACTCCTCTAAAAGGTATAGACGGTAATGTTTATGCTCTTGCTCAGGGCGCACTTACTGTCGGTGGTTTTTCTGTCACAGGAGAAGCTGCAACCGCATCTAAGAATGTTGTAACTGTCGGTCGCATTCCTAACGGTGCGACAATTGAACGGTCCGTTTCATTTCAATTTAATAAGCAAAGAAAAATTACCATTAATTTAGGTATGTCAGATTTCGGGACCATCATGCAGGTAGTTAAAAGAGTTAATACCGCAATTGGTGGGAACTATGCCACCCCAGTTGATGCCTCTACTGTAGATCTGGCTATTCCTGATAATTTCCGAGGGAACATGGTTCCTCTCATGGCTTCTCTGGAGAATCTTGAAATCAACCCTGATGTCAAAGCAAAGGTTGTTGTTGACGAGAAAACAGGGACAATTGTTCTTGGGCGGAATGTACGTTTGACCAGGGTCGCCATTGCTCACGGAAACTTGCAGGTCGTCATAGCTGAAGGGGCAGACGTCAGCCAGCCCGGACCGTTCTCACCTGTCGGAGCGGAGACTGTTGCCACTCCTGAAACAGAACTGCAGGTTGAGGAAGACAACAATAGGTTGATGCTGGTTGAAGGTGCCACTTTGCAAGAACTAGTTGATGGGTTGAATGCCATCGGCGCAACACCACGCGATCTTATATCCATACTTAGGACAATGAAGGTTGCCGGAGCACTGCACGCACAATTGGAGGTCATATAA